CAAAAGAAAATTTAAAAATAAATGATTATGAAAATATTAAAAATATAAATTTAATAGAGGCTGATGCTTCCGAATATAATTTTAAGGAACAGGCTGATGTAATTATAGCGGAATTGCTTGATACAGCATTAATAACGGAGCCACAAGTTCCCGTATTAAATTCCATTATTGAAAAAGGATATTTAAAAGAAAATGGAAAAATTATTCCTGAAAAGGCATATAACACGGCACAAATAGTAATTGCAAAAATGGGACATATTTATTATGATGAAGAAGTGGTATCAAAATCGGTTTCGGAAGAAATACTATATGATACAATTGATTTTTATAAAATAAATAAAGAGGAAGTTAGTTATAATTTACAATTTAAATTAAATGAAGACTACAACGGAGAAACAAATTTAGGAATTAGATTAAATACTTACACAGAATTAACAAAAGACATAATGTCAGGGAGCTCCCCTATGTTAAATCCTCCGTTAATAATTCCCATAGAAAACCCAGTAATTAAAGATAATATAATAAACCTAACCTTGTCATACAAAATGGGCGGAGATTTGGAAAGTATAACTATAAAATAATACCTATGGTGAAAACATTAAAAAAACAAAAATTGCCATACTTTGCCACAAAAGAACACCAGAAAACGAAATGATTTATGAAAAATTAAAAAACAATAATTATGCAGTATCATTTTTAGACCCATTGGAAATGATTTCTGGATTAAATAATAATTATAATAATTATAATATAATTTTATCACGGGTAGAAAGAGATTATTTAAAAGAGGGAATTTATGCCTTAAAATATCTTGAAACGATACCAAATATTAAAATTATTAATAATTCTGATAGTATAGAAACATGTCAAAATAAATATTTAACTTATTTAAAATTAAAAGAAGTAATGCCCAAATCATTTTTAACATATGCCAACGACTTTAAAAATGTTGAAAACGAACTGAAAGCAAATAATTTTAATTTTCCTGTGGTTGTAAAGCCAATATATGGCGGTTATGGAAATGGTGTTTTAAAAGTTAATAATTTAGGGGAATTAAATAATATATTTGAATTGCTAAAAAATAATGGTAATGAATTATTTGTGCAGGAGCTCCTTGATTTTAAACATGACATAAGGGCTTTTGTAATAAATAATAAAATAATTTGTGCAATGGAAAGAATACCTTCAAATAATGATTGGAGGGCAAATTATTCTCGAGGAGCTAAAATTAAAGAATTTAAATTAAATAAAGATACTGAAAAATTAATTTTAAATTCTGTAAAAAAAATAGGGGCCAATATCGTTGGCGTAGATGTATTAATTGATAAAAATAATAAACCTTATATTTTGGAAATGAATATCACGCCACAATTTAGGGGAATTATGAATTTTGCAGATGTTCCAGGGGAGATTTTAAAATATTTGGCTGATATTTTGAATAAAAAATAAAATAATAATAAAATAATATATTATAAAATTCTTTCAATTGGTAGCACAAGTATATCTTTTGCTCCTATTAATTCTAATTCTGAAACTATTTTAAATACCTGTTTTTCATCAACTACAACATTAACGGCAACTACTTTATCATTTGATAATACCTCTGATATTGTAGGTCCGCTCATGCCTGGAATAATTTGTTTAATTTCATTTACTTTATCCTTTGGGGCATTCATCATAATTAATCGTTTTGTCTGGGCATAAAGAACACTTTTTATTCCCGATGTAATTTGATTTATTTTTAATCGTTTATTTTCGTCTACCATGCTTTTTTTATTGGCTATTAGTCGTGTGGTGGATTTTACTATTGTATCTATTTGTTTTAATCTGTTTAATTTTAGCGTTGTTCCAGTTGAAGTTAAATCGCTTATAAGGTCTGCAACTCCTATAAATGGTGCAATTTCTGTTGCCCCGCTTAACTCTATAATTTCTAAATCAAGATTTTTACTTTCCAAATATTTTTTTGTAATATGGGGAAATTCTGTGGCTATTTTCATGCCATTTTTTAAATCATTGATTGAATTAATATCTGAATCTTCGGGAGATGCTATTACTAAATTAGCCTTTCCAAAATTGAAATCTAATAAAAATTCCACTGAGTTTTCTGTATCTCTTTCACAGATTAAATCATAGCCAGTAATTCCAACATCTGCAACACCGTCTGCAACAAATTCTGGAATGTCTCTAGCCCTTGCAAACATTACTTCTATTTCCTCATCAACAGTTTTTGCAAATAAGCTTCGCCCCCGTGCTGATATTTTTAAGCCTGCTTTGTCCAATATTTTATTAATTGGTTCGGAAATTCTTCCTTTATTTGGTAGTGCTAATAAAATCAATATATCACCGATAAAATTATAAACTAATTAAATAACTTATAAATTAATTAATAAACTAATAATAAATTAATATGATATATAACATATATACATAACAAATTTTTATATATTAATTTGTTTTATATATATTATATTATAATATTATATGTAGTTATATTACGCGGGAGGGTGTATAGTATGGAAAAATTATCATTTGAAGAAGGAAAATTTGCCGTTAAATTTGCACGAATAAATATTGAATGTTATCTTTCTGGGGTACATTATGTTGTCGATGACCTCCCTCCAATATTCAAAAAACCGCGGGGAGTTTTTACAACGCTATATACCTATCCAAAACGAAATTTAAGGGGCTGCATTGGAATACCTGAACCAGTTATGCCTTTAATCGATGCACTAAAAGAAGCCTCTATAAGTGCATCAGTTGATGACCCAAGATTTCCACCTGTGGGGAGAATGGAACTCCGGGATATTACAATAGAAATTAGTATACTAACACCCCCAAAATTAGTTGAAGCAAATAGTCCAGCAGACTATTTGGAAAAAATAAAAGTTGGAAGGGATGGACTTATTATTGAATATGGAACATATAGGGGGCTATTGTTGCCACAAGTTCCAATTGAACATAATTGGGATATAGGGGAATATTTGGCTAATTTATGTTTAAAGGCAGGTCTTCCAGTAGATACCTGGATTAAAAAAAAGGTAAATATATATTCATTTGAATCTCAAATATTTAAAGAATTATCTCCAAATGGAAAAATTGTGGAAGAAAAATAAAAATAATATAATTTATTTCCCAGAGGTCGAAATATCTATAAAATGGGGGATTTTAAATATAAAAGCTCTGCTTTTATTCAATATCCGAAGGATATTGTATATTTTCTCCCAGAGGTCGAAAATATGCTAACAAATATGTTTAAAGAAGAAAATTTAATTAAATATAAATCTGTTGTGGAAAAAATAACCAACAAAATAAAAAATCATGATGGATTAATTAGAATTATAACCCATAATGATGCTGATGGGCTGACATCTGGGGCAATTATTATAAAGTTATTAACTCGCCAAAACAAAAAATTTCATTTATCTATTGTTGAACAACTTTCGGAGGATTTCATAAATGAATTGGGTAAAGAAAACACAATAAACAATATAATAAGCAAAAACGAAAGTAAAGGCAGTGATGACCACAATAACAGCAACAGTGTATTATATATATTTTCTGATATGGGTAGCGGTCAAATAAACAAAATACTTGAAAATAATTTGAACTCCATAATATTAGACCATCATCCCACAGAAATTAACGATATAGAAATAGAGAATATATTACAATTAAATCCCCATATTTTTAAAATAGATGGTTCAAATGAAATCTCTGCAAGTGGTGTTTGCTATTTGGTAGCACGGGAATTTGGATATTATGATTTAAGTGTTTTGGCCATTACAGGGGCAATCGGGGATATGCAACATCTCCCATTTATTGGATTAAATAAATTCATATTAAATGAAGGAATGGAAAAACAGCATATTAATGGAATTTTACGGGATATAATATATAATTGTTATGATATATCAATAACAGACAGTATATTATTCTCATTTAACCCATATATAAAAGAATTGAAAAAAAGAGAACAAATTATTAATCTATTAAATAAATACAATATTGACCCAAATAAAATATATTTGGACGGCGAGGATAAAAAGAACTTAGAAAAGGCATTAAGTAGCATAAATCCAAATTATATAAATGAACTATATGTTGATAGATACATAATAAACCACAACGAAAAAGATGGTCATTATTTGATGGAGCTCCTCAACGCCTGTGGTAAAAATGGCAATGCCCAATTGGGAATTTGCACGGCATTAGGTGATGAAAACTGCATAAAAGAGGCAAAAAAATTAAATTATGAATATAAATTAAATATTGTTGAAGCACTAAATAAATTAAAATTAAACCATAAAGACAATTTCGATTATTTCTTTGGGGAAAAGGGAACAACAGGACTATTGGCAGGACTATTGGCAAAAGATAGACCAATAATGGGCATAAATAAAGATGAGAATTATTATAAAATATCTTCAAGGGGAAACCATAATTTAGTTAGTAATGGATTAAATCTTACAGAAGTTATGAAATTAACGGAATTGTTTGGAGGTAGTGGGGGAGGTCATTCCGTGGCGTCCGGCGGTAAAATACCAATAGAATCTTTGGAGGAATTTTTAGATTGGGCTGATGATTTAATTGGAGAACAACTTAAAAATAATATGTAATATAGAGTATTTAGAATAATAAATAATTAAATATATAAAATCAAATTTTTTTTAAGATATATTTTTTATATAGTCAATCTTCGGACTGTTTCACGCGCAATAATATAGTCAATCTTCGGACAATTTCACTAAACCCCCATATTAAAATGCAAAATCACCATAAAATTAGCAAAAATAAAACAATATTATAAAATGCGTTGGGACGGATTAGGGACAGTTTTTGAAGATTAACTATAAATAAACCGTATTTTATAGTATCTTCGATATGCTTAATTATTTGGAACAATTAAGGAACAATTTTTGAAGACTAACTATAATTTATTAAAATAAAGATAAATTTAAATGTTATTAAGGGAATATTTAACAATATCTATAATTTATATAAAGTGGAGCGGTTATTATGAATTGGGAAGGGTATTTGAAAAAAGGAAATGAATATAAAGATAAGGAAGACTACGACAAAGCAATTGAATATTATAATGAAGCTTTAAAAAATTATCCATACAAATTTAAATGGCGTATTTTTATAAACTTAGGACATTGTTATTACTTAAAAAAAGACTACGACGAAGCAATTAAAAATTATAAGGAAGCCTCAAAAAACGATTATCCAGATAAAGAGAAATGGATTGTTTGTATAAACTTAGGACAGTGTTATAATTCAAAAAAAGAATATGACAAAGCAATTGAATATTATAAAAAGGGATTAAGGCTAGGTGGCAAAGAAATTAAAAAATATGGGTACAATAGTGCTATAATTTCAACATATATAGAACTTGAAAATATAGATGATAATGATAAAAGAAATGAATATTTTGGGTCATTAGTTAAAATTATGGGGGAAATAGACAACTTCAAAGAAGAACTTAAAGTAAATAATAATAAAGATAATCCGATTATTGCACATTATACAAAACCACATGTTATTACAGATATGTTAAAATTAAAAGAAAATAAAGAAGAAAAAGAAAATAAAGAAGATAAAACGCCTTATTTTAGATTGTATGAAGTTTGTTATATGAATGACCCAGAAGAAGGAATGACATTAAAAGAAATAATGGAGAAAGAAGATGAAATAACACAACTATATAATATATACGAAGATGAGAATAGTAAAAAGGATATGAAAAAAGAAAATTACACATTCTTAGGTAGTTTTATTGTAGGGGAAGGAGGTAATGAAAAAGAATATAAAGATATTGATAAATTATTTTTATGGAGAACTTATGGAAAAGATGGCGATAAAGAAGAGGCAAAAGGTATTTGCATCTGTATTAATAAAGAATTCTTTGACCAAAACTCCGATAATTTATCAAATTATCCTATGAATATTAATAATAACGACAATCCGTCTGAAACTATTCTTGAATATGGGGAAAATCCTGATGAATTTTGTTTATATAAAGTAATTTATGAAGATACTAATGAATTAATTACCGTTTTGAAGAAAATTGATAAATATGCCAAAGATTTAGATTTAAAAAACAATAAAATCAAAAAATTATTAAATAGATTATTGGACGAACTTAGATATTTAGTAAAATCTAAACACTACACAGAAGAAAAAGAATATAGAATTATAAAAAGATATAATATAAATAAAGAAATAGATATAAATGAAATAAATAAAAATAAAATAAAAATAGATTACGATATATTCTCCCCAAGATTATATATTGAAATAGAAAAAGATTTCACAGAATACATCGATAAAATTGTATTGGGTCCAAGACTGGAAAATAAAGATTCGTGGAAATCATATTTAAATTATAAGGATATAGATGTTATGGAATCAACATGCCCATTTAAATAATTCCCTAAAATAATAAAAGGTGATACCTTGCGAGTTTTTGAAGTGGAGAGGACAACAAATGAAACAAATATAAAATTAAGATTAAACATAGATGGGACTGGAAATTATGAAATAACTACCAAAATCCCTTTTTTCGACCATATTTTATCCTCATTTGTAAAACATGGTTCTTTTGATTTATCTCTAATTGCTGAGGGAGATTTGGAAATTGATGACCATCATACCGTTGAAGATGTTGGTATATGTTTAGGAATGGCAATGAATAAAATTGAGAAGAAGAATATAAAGAGATTTGGACATGCCATTGTTCCGATGGACGAAGCAAGAGCTATGGTTTCTATTGATTTGGGGGGGCGTCCTTTTGTAGTAGGAAATTATATTCCAAAGAGGGATAAAGTTGGAGAACTCTCCACCGAAAATATAGTTCATTTCTTTGAGTCAATGGCAAACAATGGAAATATGAATATACATTTTGAAGTAATTGGAGAGAACGAACACCACAAAATAGAGGCACTTTTTAAGGCTTTTGGGATTGCATTGGATAATGCAACTCAAATTGACGAAAGAAAAGGAATAATTAGCACAAAAGGAGTTATATAAATAAAAATCATATAAATAATCATAAATAAGGATTATTTAAATCAAAGGTAAAATTATGAAAGTAATAGGAAAAATGGGACCCTCCCAAAAAAATCAAAACAACGAACAAAACTCACCACTTGAATTTAAAACACTGTTAAGTAAAATAGCAAATGATACAAAAATAGCCGAGGGAGCTCCCGCAATAGAGGATATATTAAGGTGCATATATAGAAATCAACCAATATCTACAAAAAGAATATCCCAATATACAAAATTGCCATTGCCAATTATCTCAAAAGTGAGAACCATATTGGAGAGAAACAGAATTTTAAAAAGAGATAAAAAAGGGGCAATTTATTCTGAAGAGGGACTAAAATTAATTGAAAAGAATTTAAAATTTAAAATGCCCTATGATTTAAAATGCCCTACATGCAATGGAAGAAGTATAATTCTTGATGATTATTTTGGGGCTATTCTTAAAAAGCATAAAATACACTCAAAAAATAGACCGACCGTAAATACTTCAATTGACCAATCATACGCCACACCAGAAACAGCAACACATAGAGCCGCCTTTATGGCAGATAGGGGAGATTTGGAGGGAAAAAGAATATTATTTGTTGGAGATGATGATTTAACCTCTATACCTACGGCATTAAGTGGATTATGTGAGGAAGTTGTGGTAATGGATATAGACGATAGATTATTAAATTTAATAAAAAATATATCTGATAAAGAAAATTTAAATATTAAAACCATTAAACATGATTTTAGAAATAGCATAAAAGAGGAGTATAAAAATAGCTTTGATGTAGTTTTTACAGACCCGCCATATACTATTGAAGGATTAAAATTATTTTTAGCCCGTGGAGTGGAAGCACTTGGAAAAGAAGGAGCGTTATATTTGGCATTTTCCCACAAACCAATTAATGAATATTTGGAGCTCCAAAAAATATTACTAAATACAGGTTTTGTAATTTATGAGCTCATACCGGGATTTAATAAATATGAAGGTTCGGAAATTATTGGAAATACTACCTTTTTAGCTCGGTTAATTGGTAGAAATTTGAATTTTAATGAAAAAATTGATTTAAATAAATTATATACTGGTGAAGTAAAACCTGTGATTAGACATTACAAATGTATGAATTGTGGGGAGCTCCATAAGATAGATGGTAAATCTGTTAGAATAGAAAATTTAGTTTGTAAATGTGGGGGA
The window above is part of the Methanococcus aeolicus Nankai-3 genome. Proteins encoded here:
- a CDS encoding DHH family phosphoesterase — its product is MLTNMFKEENLIKYKSVVEKITNKIKNHDGLIRIITHNDADGLTSGAIIIKLLTRQNKKFHLSIVEQLSEDFINELGKENTINNIISKNESKGSDDHNNSNSVLYIFSDMGSGQINKILENNLNSIILDHHPTEINDIEIENILQLNPHIFKIDGSNEISASGVCYLVAREFGYYDLSVLAITGAIGDMQHLPFIGLNKFILNEGMEKQHINGILRDIIYNCYDISITDSILFSFNPYIKELKKREQIINLLNKYNIDPNKIYLDGEDKKNLEKALSSINPNYINELYVDRYIINHNEKDGHYLMELLNACGKNGNAQLGICTALGDENCIKEAKKLNYEYKLNIVEALNKLKLNHKDNFDYFFGEKGTTGLLAGLLAKDRPIMGINKDENYYKISSRGNHNLVSNGLNLTEVMKLTELFGGSGGGHSVASGGKIPIESLEEFLDWADDLIGEQLKNNM
- the hisG gene encoding ATP phosphoribosyltransferase; its protein translation is MILLALPNKGRISEPINKILDKAGLKISARGRSLFAKTVDEEIEVMFARARDIPEFVADGVADVGITGYDLICERDTENSVEFLLDFNFGKANLVIASPEDSDINSINDLKNGMKIATEFPHITKKYLESKNLDLEIIELSGATEIAPFIGVADLISDLTSTGTTLKLNRLKQIDTIVKSTTRLIANKKSMVDENKRLKINQITSGIKSVLYAQTKRLIMMNAPKDKVNEIKQIIPGMSGPTISEVLSNDKVVAVNVVVDEKQVFKIVSELELIGAKDILVLPIERIL
- a CDS encoding TIGR00296 family protein, producing the protein MEKLSFEEGKFAVKFARINIECYLSGVHYVVDDLPPIFKKPRGVFTTLYTYPKRNLRGCIGIPEPVMPLIDALKEASISASVDDPRFPPVGRMELRDITIEISILTPPKLVEANSPADYLEKIKVGRDGLIIEYGTYRGLLLPQVPIEHNWDIGEYLANLCLKAGLPVDTWIKKKVNIYSFESQIFKELSPNGKIVEEK
- a CDS encoding tetratricopeptide repeat protein — protein: MNWEGYLKKGNEYKDKEDYDKAIEYYNEALKNYPYKFKWRIFINLGHCYYLKKDYDEAIKNYKEASKNDYPDKEKWIVCINLGQCYNSKKEYDKAIEYYKKGLRLGGKEIKKYGYNSAIISTYIELENIDDNDKRNEYFGSLVKIMGEIDNFKEELKVNNNKDNPIIAHYTKPHVITDMLKLKENKEEKENKEDKTPYFRLYEVCYMNDPEEGMTLKEIMEKEDEITQLYNIYEDENSKKDMKKENYTFLGSFIVGEGGNEKEYKDIDKLFLWRTYGKDGDKEEAKGICICINKEFFDQNSDNLSNYPMNINNNDNPSETILEYGENPDEFCLYKVIYEDTNELITVLKKIDKYAKDLDLKNNKIKKLLNRLLDELRYLVKSKHYTEEKEYRIIKRYNINKEIDINEINKNKIKIDYDIFSPRLYIEIEKDFTEYIDKIVLGPRLENKDSWKSYLNYKDIDVMESTCPFK
- the hisB gene encoding imidazoleglycerol-phosphate dehydratase HisB; translated protein: MRVFEVERTTNETNIKLRLNIDGTGNYEITTKIPFFDHILSSFVKHGSFDLSLIAEGDLEIDDHHTVEDVGICLGMAMNKIEKKNIKRFGHAIVPMDEARAMVSIDLGGRPFVVGNYIPKRDKVGELSTENIVHFFESMANNGNMNIHFEVIGENEHHKIEALFKAFGIALDNATQIDERKGIISTKGVI
- a CDS encoding ATP-grasp domain-containing protein, which encodes MLCHKRTPENEMIYEKLKNNNYAVSFLDPLEMISGLNNNYNNYNIILSRVERDYLKEGIYALKYLETIPNIKIINNSDSIETCQNKYLTYLKLKEVMPKSFLTYANDFKNVENELKANNFNFPVVVKPIYGGYGNGVLKVNNLGELNNIFELLKNNGNELFVQELLDFKHDIRAFVINNKIICAMERIPSNNDWRANYSRGAKIKEFKLNKDTEKLILNSVKKIGANIVGVDVLIDKNNKPYILEMNITPQFRGIMNFADVPGEILKYLADILNKK
- a CDS encoding 50S ribosomal protein L11 methyltransferase, translating into MKLKLSVPQWHYSMLLDTDRVAVFKEAIEQTVKPNDIVYDLGTGSGILAMVASQKAKKVYALELDPITCMYAKENLKINDYENIKNINLIEADASEYNFKEQADVIIAELLDTALITEPQVPVLNSIIEKGYLKENGKIIPEKAYNTAQIVIAKMGHIYYDEEVVSKSVSEEILYDTIDFYKINKEEVSYNLQFKLNEDYNGETNLGIRLNTYTELTKDIMSGSSPMLNPPLIIPIENPVIKDNIINLTLSYKMGGDLESITIK
- a CDS encoding bis-aminopropyl spermidine synthase family protein translates to MKVIGKMGPSQKNQNNEQNSPLEFKTLLSKIANDTKIAEGAPAIEDILRCIYRNQPISTKRISQYTKLPLPIISKVRTILERNRILKRDKKGAIYSEEGLKLIEKNLKFKMPYDLKCPTCNGRSIILDDYFGAILKKHKIHSKNRPTVNTSIDQSYATPETATHRAAFMADRGDLEGKRILFVGDDDLTSIPTALSGLCEEVVVMDIDDRLLNLIKNISDKENLNIKTIKHDFRNSIKEEYKNSFDVVFTDPPYTIEGLKLFLARGVEALGKEGALYLAFSHKPINEYLELQKILLNTGFVIYELIPGFNKYEGSEIIGNTTFLARLIGRNLNFNEKIDLNKLYTGEVKPVIRHYKCMNCGELHKIDGKSVRIENLVCKCGGAKFKMIKREKI